The genomic interval TGATCTCGATCGCCGGGCCCGCGGCCAACCTCGCGCTCGCGATCGTGGCGGGGTTCGCCCTCCGGCTGGGTATCGAGTCGTTCGAAATATTGCTGGTCGCGCAGGCGTTCCTGTTCACCAATCTGATCATGTTCGTGTTCCACCTGATGCCGGTGCCGGGTCTCGATGGCGCACGCATGCTCGCTCTCGTGCTGCCGGTGCATGCCCGCGAGATCTACCGCAACCTCGATCAGTACCTGGTCCTGTTCATGCTGGTGATCTTCTTCCTGTTCGCCGGTCCGCTGCTCGCGATCGTGGAGGGACTGGCGGCAGCAGTGTGCGACATCGTCGCCGGCTCGGCCGCCTGCGGCCGGTTCTGACCACGAGCCCGCGGCCCGCCGGTGCCCTCCCGGGTGTGGAGCACGCCCGCGTTATCATCCGCTCCATCGTGGGAAGAGCATCGTGGTGAACGCGGGATCCGGGGCCGGCGCCGAGGTTCGTGCCCGCGTGCTGACGGGGTACCGGCCGACCGGGCCGCTGCACGTCGGGCACTGGTTCGGCAACATCCGCACGATGCTGGACCTGCAGGTCGAACATGACGCCTTCTTCTTCGTGGCCGACTGGCACTCCCTGACGACCGATTACGACCGGACCGAAGCGCTCCCGGGCAACGTCGCAGGTCTCGTGCTCGACTGGCTCGCCGCGGGCCTGGATCCCACGCGCGCCACGATCTACCGGCAATCCGACATCCCCGAGATCGCCGAGATGTCGTTGCTGCTCGGGATGCTGACCCCCATCGGGTGGCTCGAGCGCGTCCCGACCTTCAAGGAACGGCTGCGCGATCTCGCCGAACGCGACATCGCCAACCTCGGGTTGCTCGGCTACCCGGTGCTCCAGACCGTCGACATCACGATCGTGCGGGGAGAGCTCGTGCCGGTGGGGGAGGATCAGCTGCCGCACCTCGAACTCTCGCGGGAGATCGTTCGGCGCTTCAACCGGATCTACGGGGACGTGCTCGTCGAGCCGAAGGAGCTGCTCTCCGAGGCCCCGCTGATCCCGGGCAGCGACGGCCGGAAGATGTCCAAGTCGCTCGACAACGCGATCGGGGTGCGCGACGACGAGGACCAGATCCGTGCGAAGGTTCGCTCGTTCCTGACCGATCCACAGAAGGTTCGCAAGCACGACCCGGGGCGCCCGGAGATCTGTCCGGTCTTCTCGTTGCACCGCTTGTTCTCGCCCGACATCCTCGAGTGGACCGAAGAGAACTGCCGTTCGGGCGCGCTGGGGTGCGTGGAATGCAAAGGGAACCTCGCGGACCGCATCGTGGAGTACTACCGTCCGTTCCGGGAACGGCGCGCGGAGCTGGAGTCCACGCCCGACGTGGTCGAGCGGACCCTGGCCGACGGAGCGGCGCGGGCCCGGCCGGTGGCGCAGCGCACGCTCGAGGCCGTCCGCGAAGCGATGCATCTCAGATGAGAGGAACGCGGTGAGCGCAACGAACGACACGACCTCCGCGGAGGCTCCGGTGTTCGCGGTCGAGCTCCCCGTGTTCACGGGGCCCTTCCGCGTGCTCTCCGACCTGATCCTCGAGCAAAAGGTCGATGTGTGCGACGTGCCGGTCGCGACCGTGACGGATGCCTTCCTCTCGTACTCGAGCGACACCGAGCGCTGGGACCTGGAGGAGGCCACGTGGTTCCTGGCGATCTGCGCGATCCTCCTCGAGTTGAAGGTGGGGCGCTTGATGCCCAAGCACACCGAGCTCGACGAGGACGACCTGCTCGGCGGCAACCCCGACCTCGTCTACGCGCGCAGCCTCGAGTTGCAGGCGTTCCGCCGCATCGCCGCGGAGCTCGCCCGGCGAGCCGCGGGCGAGGCCGAGTACTTCACCCGGGACGCGGGACCGGGGGAGGAGTTCGCCCACCTGTACCCCGACGTGATGGAGAAGGTCACGCCCGAACGGCTGCAGCGGTTGGCCGCAGCGCTGCTGAAGCCCCCGCCCGTGCTGGATCTGTCCCACGTGACCCCGATCCGGTTCACGGTGTCGGACGCGATGGCCGATGTGGAGCGGTCGCTGACCGATGTGCGTGAGGCGCGGTTCCGCGAGCTCGTGGCGGACTGCGAGGAGCGGATCCACGTCGTCGTGCGTTTCCTGGCGCTCCTGGAGCTGTACCGGGACGGCAAGATCGAGGTGGAGCAGGCCGAGACCTTCGGCGAGCTGCGGATCCGGTGGGCCCCGTGAGCGACGAGCCGATGCCGGCCGTCGATCCCCTGGAGGAACGGGCGGACCGCGAGCCGAGCGCGGTCACCGAGCCGCGGGGTGCGGGGGACCTGGCGCGGTCGATCGAAGCCTTGCTCTTCGTGTCCGACGAGCCCGTTGCCGCGTCGGTGCTGGCCGGGGTCCTCGAGACCGACCGCCGCGCCGTCGACCGGGCATGCGAGGAGCTGGCCGCCGCCCTGGAGGCGCGGGGCTCGGGCGTGGTCCTGCGTAACGTCGCCGGGGGATGGCGGCTGTTCACCCACCCCGATACCGCACCGATCGTCGAACGCTTCGTGCTGAGCTCTCGTCAGGCGCGCTTGACGAAGGCCGCGCTCGAGACCTTGGCGATCGTCGCCTACAAGCAGCCGGTCACCCGCCATCAGGTCTCGTCGGTGCGGGGGGTCAACTCCGACGGGGTCCTGCGCGCCCTCACCGAGCGCGAGCTCGTCGTCGAGGTGGGACGAGAGGAGAGTCCGGGGCGGCCGGTGCTGTACGGCACGAGTCCGGCGTTCCTCGAACGTCTCGGGTTGCCGTCGGTGACCTCCCTTCCGTCCCTCGCACCCTTGCTGGGCGAAGTGGACGAGGTGGACCCGGGCCGGGATGCGCCTCCCGCTCCGGCCGACGGCGCGGAGGACGCCGGCCCGGTCGAGGAGACCTACGGCGACGACGAGCCCGACGCGGGCGCCGCAGACGGTGCCGAGGGGTCGGACGGTCGACCCGGCGGCGCTCCCGGCGACTGATCCGGCGCCGTGGCCCAGGAGCGGCTCCAGCGGACCCTGGCACGCGCCGGGTTCGGCTCGCGCAGGGCATGTGAAGACCTGATCCGCCAGGAACGCGTCACGGTGAACGGCAAGCTCGCAACCCTCGGGGACAAGGCCGATCCGGAGCACGATACGGTCGCCGTCGACGGCTCAACCCTCAACCTCGATCCCGACTCGAGGTACTACGCCTTCAACAAGCCGACCGGAGTCGTGACCTCGATGTCCGACGAACGCGGGCGGCCGGATCTGCGGAGCTACCTCCCCGAGGGCCCTCGCGTCTTCCCGGTGGGGCGACTCGACCTGGATAGCGAGGGCCTGCTGGTGCTCACGAACGACGGTGAGCTCGCGAATCGCCTGACCCATCCCCGGTACGGGATCGAGAAGGAGTACCTGGCCGAGGTCGATGGAGCGGCCACAGACCGCGCACTCGGAGCGCTGCGACAGGGGGTCGACCTGGAGGACGGGCCGGCCAAGGTGATCGCGGTCCGTACCGTCGACCGCCGCCCCGACCGCAGCGCACTGCGGGTCGTGATGGCGGAGGGCCGGAAGCGGGAAGTCCGCCGGATCCTCGACGCGGTGGGACTACCCGTCACCCGCCTCGTCCGGCTCCGGATCGGCCCCCTGCGTCTCGGACGGTTGCGATCCGGCGAGATCCGGGAGCTGGACCACGCCGAAGTCCGTGCGCTGTACCGTGCCGCCGGTCTCTAAGCGGTAGCCTCCGTTCACGGTGCCCGTCTTGGGAACCGTCGGACGCATCGTCGGTTCGTGGGCGGTGCTCGCCGCACCGAAGTCGCCGGCCCGGCGCCGGCCCTGCGACGCGAGAGGAGGGGCATGCGGGTTCGCGGCGCACGGGGAGCGATCCGCGTTCCCGAAGATCGGTCCGAGGTCGTCCTCGAGGCCACCAGTCGCCTGGTCGGCGAGATCCTCGACCGGAACGCGATCGCGACGGACGACCTCGTGAGCATGCTGTTCACCACCACGGACGGGCTCTCCTCGGTGTTCCCGGCCGAGGCGGCGCGCAGGATGGGTCTGGGTCGGGTCCCGCTGCTGTGTGCCCGGGAGATCCCCGTCGAGGGAGCGATGCCGAACGTGATCCGCATCCTCGTCCACTTCCACTCCGACCGCGGCCTCGACGAGGTCGAGCACGTCTACCTGGATGGCGCGGAGTCTTTGCGCGATGACCTCGACTGACCCCCCCGGGCGGCCCGATGCCCCCAAGCTCGATGCGGCTCCCGCCCGGATCGCGGTGCTCGGGACCGGGATGATGGGGACATCGATCGCGATGGCCGCGCTGCGGGCCGGGATCGCGGTCCGGGGAACCGACGCGGATCCTCAGGTGCTGGCGAGGGCCTCGGAGCACGGTGGGTTCGTCGCCGCGCCCGATCTGCCCTCGGCCGTCCGAGGCGCCGAGCTCGTCGTGGTCTGTACCCCCACTGCTGCGATCCCGTCCACGGTCCGCGCGGTCCTCGACGCGGCTCCGGAGGCCGTCGTGACCGATGCCGGGAGCGTGAAGACCGCGGTCGTCCGCGAGATCGAACGGGACGCGGCGGGTACGGGAGCCGAACGTTTCGTGGGCGGGCACCCCATGGGTGGCAGCGAGCGCTCGGGTCCGGACGGGGCGGCTCCGAGCGTGGTCGATTCGATCGTGTGGGCGATCACCCCCTCGGAGGTCAGCGCGCCGGATGCTGTGGGCCGGCTCGAGGCGTTCGTGGGCGCTCTCGGGAGCCGGCCGGTGCTGCTGAGCCCGGAGCGGCACGACCGCCTCGTCGCGATCGTGTCGCACCTGCCGCAGATCGCGTCGACGGTGCTCATGGGTCTGGCGGCGTCCGAGGAGGCGGACGAGCCCGAACTGCTCTTGCTCGCCGCCGGAGGGTTCCGGGATCTGACCCGCCTCGCCGCCTCGAGCCCAACCCTGTGGAGCGACATCCTGCTCTCGAACCGGGACGCGATCCTGGCCGCGATCGACCTCTACCTCGCGCGTCTGAGTGCGATGCGCGAGCTCGTCGCCGCACAACGGGCCGGCGAGGTCGAGGAGGCGTTCGCGGCCGCGAAGGCGGCCCGTCTCACGATGGCCGCCAAGCCTCTCGTTCGCTCCGGGGTGGCGATCCTCCAGGTACCGATCCCTGACCGCCCGGGCGCCCTGGCCGAGCTGACCGCGACGATGGCCGAGGCCGGGATCAACATCGAGGACCTGCAGATCGTCCACTCGCCCGAAGGAGGCCGAGGACTGGTTCACGTGACCGTCGCGGCGTCCGAGTCCGGGTCGGCGGCGGAGGTGCTCGGGGCGCGCAGCTTCGAGCCGACGAGGATCGCCTGAGGCCCGGGCGATGCGACTCCGGATCCGTCCCGGTTCGGCCGTCGGGGGCCACGCGCGCGTTCCGGGGGACAAGTCGATCGCGCACCGATGGCTGATCCTCGCGTCGACGGCGAGAGGTCGGAGCCGGCTGGCCGGGATGCCGGGCGGGCTCGATGTGCGTTCCACGGCGGCCTGCATGGCGGTGCTGGCACCGAAACCTCGACCTGCACTGGAGACGTGGCTGCACCTTCATCGAGACCGGGGTGCAGACGAACGGCAGGGTCGAGGTTTCACATGGAACTTGAACGCTGGCGAGAACCCTCCAGACGCCTCGACCCTCGACCTTGTCCTCGAGGGTGATGGCAGGAACGCCCTGGCCGAGCCTCCGAAGCGTCTGGATTGCGAGAACTCGGGGACGACCCTCCGGCTCCTGACCGGACTGCTCGCTCCGGCGCCGTTCACCTCGCTCCTTGCCGGGGACGCAAGTCTCAACGCCCGTCCGATGGAGCGGATCGCCGAACCGTTGCGCGCGATGGGAGCAGTGATCGACACCACCGACGGCCACCCGCCGGTGCGGGTGGATCCCGTCGGCGAGCTGCACGGCATCACGTGGGAGGACGGCACTCCGAGCGCGCAGGTGAAGTCGGCGATCCTGCTCGCGGGCACGGCGGCGAGCGGTTCTACGACGGTGGTGGAGCCCGTGACGACCCGCGACCACACGGAGCGGGCCCTGCAGGCCCTCGGCGGTCCGGTCCGCATCGAGGGGCGCTCGGTCACCGTCGAGGCCTTCCAGCACCAGGGGTTCTCGGGCACGGTCCCCGGCGATCCATCCTCGGCGGCGTTCCTGGTCGCGGCCGCCGCGCTCACCGGCGCGGAGCTGCATATCGAGGGGGTCGGACTCAACCCGACACGGACCCGGTTCCTGGCCGTCATGGAACGGATGGGCATCCCGCTGACGACCGAGCTCGACGGGGAGGAAGTCGGAGAGCCCGTCGGAGCGATCCACGTCGGTCGCGCCGGAGCGTTGCGGGCAACGACCGTCGACGTGGACGAGCTCCCCCTCGTGATCGACGAGGTCCCCGTGCTCGCGGCGGTGGCCGCGCACGCGGACGGGGTCACGCGGTTCCGGGGCGCGGGCGAGCTGAAGGTGAAGGAGAGCGACCGGCTCTCCGCGGTCGTGGAGGGCCTGCGAGGTCTCGGGGGCGACGCGGAGGTGGAGGACGAGGACCTCGCGGTGACGGGGGGCGGTCTTCCCGGCGGGAACGCGGGGTCCGGCGGCGATCATCGGATCGGGATGGCGTTCGTGGTGGCGGCGCTCGCCGCGTCGGGAACGAGCGAGGTCGAGGGGATCGAACACACCGAGGTGTCGTTCCCGGGGTTCGCCCCCGCCCTGGGGGCGCTCGGCGCCGACCTCGAGGAAGCGTGATCGCGTGGCTGTCGTCGCGATCGACGGGACCGCGGGATCGGGGAAGTCGACGCTCGCGAGAGGCTTGGCCCGGACCCTTGATCTGCCCTACGTGAACACCGGCGTGATGTACCGTGCGCTCGCGCGCGCCGCGCTCGACGAGGGGATCGATCCCTCGGACGGCCCCGCCCTCGCCTCCGTGGCGGGCAGGCTGCGATTCACGCTCGGTCCGCACGGCGCCGACGGGGTCTCGGGGATCGAGGTCGAGGGTTCGCCACCGGGTCCGGACCTGGAGACTCCCGAGGTGGAGGCGATCGTGTCCGGCGTCGCCCGGCACCCCGAGGTCCGGGCCGTCCTCGTCGAGCGCCAGCGCGCCCTCGCTGGGCCCGGCGCGGTCGTCGAGGGTCGAGACATCGGAACGGTCGTGTTCCCGGACGCGCCGGTGAAGCTTTTCCTCACCGCCGACCCCCGGGCGCGGGCGGAGCGACGGGCGATCGAGCGCGCAGGCGCGGCCGACGAGGCCGTCGTGGCGGAAAATCTCCAGCGGCGGGACCGGCGCGACGCCGTGACGAACCCGTTCGATCCGGCGCCCGGAGCCGTCGTGATCGACGCCTCCGAACGCTCGATCGAGCAGGTCCTGGCGCTTGCCCTCGACATCGCTCGTGCCGCCGGGGTGGCCGGACCGGATCTCACCGGGGGAGGGCCGGGGTGAGCAGCCCTCGGCCGGCGCGCGTCGCGATCGTCGGACGACAGAACGTGGGCAAGTCGACCCTGGCCAACCGGCTGTTCGGTCGGCGGGAGACGATCGCACACGAGAGCCCCGGCGTGACCCGCGATCGGATCGAGCTGGAGACCTCGTGGCGTGGGCGGACCTTCGGGCTCGTCGACACCGGCGGCTTCGCGCATCGCGCCGACGGGATCGAGCAGCTCGTCGCGACCCAGGCGGAACGCGCCGCCGACGAGGCGGACGTGGTCGTGCTCGTCGTCGACGGGCATACCGGTATCCAGGAGGAGGACGCGATGCTCGCGCGCCGGCTCCGTCGCGGGCAGGTTCCGGTCCTCCTCGTCGTGAACAAGGTCGACGCCGAGCGCGAGGAGCTCGACGTCGGGGCGTTCTACGCGCTCGGTCTCGGTGAGCCGCTGCCGGTCTCGGCCCTGCACGGTCGCTCCAGCGGCGACCTGCTCGATCGGATCGTCGACCTGTTGCCGCCGCGCGACGCGTTCGACGAAACGGGCCGGGACATGGACCTGGAGCCGAGGTTCGCGCTCGTCGGGCGGCCCAACGTCGGGAAGTCCTCGTTGTTCAACCGGCTCGTCGGGGAGGAGCGCTCGGTCGTGTTCGAGGAGGCCGGTACGACGCGGGACGCGGTGGACGCCCTCGTCGAATGGCCCGACGGCCCCGTCCGTTTCGTGGACACGGCGGGACTCCGCCGTTCCTCCCGTCAGCGGGGGGTCGACTACTACAGCTCCCTTCGGACCCAGCAGGCGATCGAACGGTCCCACGTCGCGGCGCTCGTGATCGATGCCGACGACGGCCTGACGTCGGAGGACAAGCGGATCGCGGCGCGGGTGATGGAGTTCGGACGCGGCCTGTTGATCGTCGCGAACAAGTGGGACCTCGTCGAGGACAAGGACCAGACGTTCCGTCGCCTGACCGAGCTCGTCGGCCCGTTCGCCCATGCGCAGGTGGTGCGCACCTCGGCGGTCCGGGGGAGCGGGACGCGGCGACTGCCGCCCGCGTTGCTCACCGTCCACGAGCGATGGACCTTCCGAGCCTCGACCTCGAAGGTCAACGAGGTCCTGCAGGCGGCCCAGCAGGAACGGCCGGCGCCGCGAGGGGTGGGGACGTTCCGCTACGCGACGCAGGTCTCGTCCGGACCGCCTTCCTTCGTCGTGTTCGGGGGCAAGGTTCCGAACCCGACGTACCGCCGCTACCTGGAGAACCGTCTCCGGTCGAGGTTCGAGCTCGCCGGTGTTCCGGTCAAGCTCACGTTCCGCCCGAAGCGCCGCTCGTCCTGAGGGCGACCCGCTAGGATGAGCCGCGAACGGGACGTGGCGCAGCCTGGTAGCGCACTGGTCTGGGGGACCAGGGGTCGCGGGTTCGAATCCCGCCGTCCCGACCACGGTGAACGGGTGATACGTTGCCCGCCCGATGACCTCGCAGCGACAGCAGGCGGGCGCGAGTACGGCGATCCTCACCGTTCCGAACGTGATCTCCGCGATCCGCATCGCCCTGATCCCGGTGTTCGTCGTGCTGCTCCTCGGGGACGGAACCGAGTGGGCGGGTGTGCTGTTGTTCGCGATCGTCGCGGCCTCCGACTGGGTCGACGGCTTCATCGCCCGACGCACGGGTTCGGTCTCCGAGCTCGGGAAGGTGCTGGATCCGGTCGCGGACCGGCTCGCGATCGGTGCGGGTCTGATCGCTCTGGTGGTCGCGGACGCGTTCCCATTGTGGGCGGCGCTCCTGATCCTCGTCCGCGACGTCGCGGTGTTCGTCGTGGGTCTGGTGCTGCTCACGAGGTCGAGGGTTCGGATCGACGTCCGGTACATCGGGAAGGTCGCCACCTTCGGGTTGATGACGTCAGTGACGTGCATCGCCTGGGGCAGCTTCGATCTGCCGCTGGCCGGCGCCGCGACGGCCGTCGGATGGATCGCCTACGCGGTCGCGATCGTCGAGTACTACGTCGCGACCGTCCTGTACGCGCGGGACGTGCGGGAAGCCCGGGCGACGCCCGGTAGTCTCGACGCGGCGTGACGGACAGACCCGCGCCCGGACCCGCGAGAAGGGATGCCCGATGGATCTCCCGCAGGATCTTCGCTACACGAAGGAACACGAATGGGTTCGCCTCGAGGACGGCGTCGTGCGCGTCGGGATCACCGACTTCGCCCAGGACGCTCTCGGCGATGTGGTGTACGTGGACCTGCCTGCGGCCGGCACGGCGGTGACCGCGCACGAGGCTATGGGTGAGGTCGAATCCACCAAGTCGGTCTCGGACGTGTACGCACCCGTTACCGGAACGGTGACGGAGGTGAACACCGGCGTGGACGACAAGCCCGAGCTCGTGAATCGATCCCCGTACACGGATGGCTGGCTCGTCCTGATCAGCCCCTCCGACCCCAACGCGGTCGCATCCCTGATGGATGCCGCCGGCTACGAGGACCACGTCAGGCAGGCGGAGGGCGGCTGAACCGCTCGGGTCTGCCCGCGGTGATCTGGACTCCGACCTCGACCTCGAGTGTCCCGACCCCAGGCCTCCGGTCCAGGGTGCCCACGCGGGGAGGTCGAGCCTCGACCTGATGTGCCGTTGACCCGCCTGCCTGCCTACAGTAACGTCCGCTGTCGGTCGAGGCCGGTGTCTCAACGTCGACCTCGACCTTCAGGTGGAGACCGACCAGAAGGGCAAGCGAACGGTGTTCTGCACCCGCTGTGGACATCCCAACAAGGACGAGGCGCGTTTCTGCGCCCAATGTGGAGCTCCGCTCCAGGACGAGACGACCGTGTCGCTGACACCCGTCGAAGACGAAGCCGCGGGTGAGGAAGAGTTCCCCTTCCCGCACGATCAACTCGAGACCGGGCAGGCGCTCCTTCTGGTCAAGCGTGGCCCGAACGCCGGCTCGACTTTCTTGATCGAGGCGGTCGCAACGACGATCGGACGCGTGCCCGAGAGCGATGTGTTCCTCGATGACGTGACGGTCTCGCGATCGCACGCGCGTGTCGAACGACGCGACGGAGCGTTCTTCGTGACCGATCTCGGCAGCCTGAACGGGACCTACGTGAACGGTGAGCGCGTCGACGAGACGAAGCTCGCCTCCGGCGACGAGATCCAGGTCGGCAAGTTCAAACTCGTGTTCTTCGCGGCCGGGGAGTGAGGACGGACCAGCAGATGGCGACCACGCGCAACTATCAGTCGATCGGAGAGGTCCTCGTGGCCGTGAAGACCGAATTCCCGGACATCACGATCTCGAAGATCCGCTTCCTCGAGTCCGAGGGCCTGATCGAGCCCGAGCGCACTCCCTCCGGGTATCGGAAGTTCTACGAACAGGACGTCGAGCGCCTGCGCCACATCCTGAAGATGCAACGCGACGAGTACCTCCCTTTGAAGGTGATCAAGGAGCGGCTCGCGAAGCAGGATGCCGGCGAGGCCGTGGACACGGACGGCAACGCGATCGCGCCGGACGCGGAGGAGGTGACGGTCGACGACGGCACCGACGACGAGATCGCCCAGCCCGCGACCGGGCTCCAGATGTCGATCGAGGAGATGTCGGCCGCGACCGGGGTGGAACGCGAGCGGATCCTCGAGCTCGAGCAGTACGGATTGGTCCATGCGCACGGCCCGGACTCCGCGCGGTTCTACGACGGCGACGACTACATCATCCTGACGATCCTTCGCGACATGTTCCGCTATGGGATCGAGCCTCGACACCTGGGCATGTACAAGAACTTCGTCGAACGCGAGGCCTCGTTCTTCGAAACGATCGTGATGCCGTCCCTGCGGCAGCGCAACCCGGACGCGCGCCGCGCGGCGGTCGACACGCTGAACGACCTGTCGAAGATCTCGCGCAAGCTCAAGGCGGCGTTGCTCCGGGTCAACCTCCGCGAGTACCTGCAGGAGGGCTGAGCCCCCGGAGCCGACCCTTCCCCTCGGCTCCGGGGCGAGTGCTTGCGTAATCTCGCCCGCTGCGGCCCGTACGATGCCTCGGTGAACGCCAGAGCCGATCGTCGTCTCCGCCCCGCCGGGCCCGGCCCGCGGGCACGCTGGGCCTCGGGTGGCATCACGAGCCTCGCCCTCGCGTTGGCGATCGCGCTCTCCTGCCTCACGTCCAGCGGGGCCGGAGCCATCGAGGCACCACCTCCGACGCCGGTGAACGGCAAGCCGTCACCGTTCGTCACCGATCTCTCGACGCCGAAGCCCTCACCCGAGGCCCCCAGCGTCCGTGCACCTGTGGGCGTCCTCGCGGACCTGGACTCTGGGCAGGTGCTGTTCTCCAAGGGCCTGAACGATGCCCGGCCGATCGCCAGCGTGACCAAGCTCATGACTGCCTTGATCACGATCGAGCGGTCCGCGCTCGACGAGGTCGTCACCGTCAGCCCCAACGCGGCGCCACGCGTGACCGGCTACCACGGCTCGGAGCTCGACCTGCGTCCGGGAGAGCGCATCTCGGTCGAGGATCTCCTGACGGCAGCGTTGATCCAGTCCGCGAACGACGCGGCCGTCGCGCTCGCCGAGCACGTCGGAGGATCGGTCGACCGGTTCGTGTCGATGATGAACAGGAGGGCGCGCCGGCTCGGCATGCGCGACACGAGCTTCGCCTCGTCGAGCGGACTGGACGACGCTGGGCGGTCGACCGCACGCGACCTGCTCGTCCTCACCCGCGAGGTGATGGAGCAGGCCTCCCTCGCGCGGATCGTCCGGACGAAGTTCGCCGAGATCCCAAGTCCCGAAGGGAAGGCCCGTCGGGTTCAGAATCGCAACGTCCTCCTGTGGCTGTACCCGGGAGCGATCGGCGTGAAGACCGGCTACACGGTGGGCGCGAGGTTCTGCCTCGTCGCGGCCGCCGAGCGCGACGGCCTGCGTCTGGTCTCGATCGTCTTGGGCGCCCCCACGCCCGAGGGGCAGTTCTCCGACTCGGCCACGTTGCTGAACTACGGGTTCGCTGCGTTCGAACGCCGCACCTTCGTGGACGAGGGTGAGCTCCTCGGGTCGCTACGGCTGCCGGGTGGATCGGTCTCCGGCAGGACCGAGGGAAGCCTCGACGCCCTGATCCCGAGCGCCGACCTCGGGCAGGTGGAGCGACGCTTCGTCCCCGCGGGGGGTGTGGCGTTCCCGCCCGAGCCGGGTGAGGTGATCGGCGAGCTCGAGGTCGCCGCGGGACCGCTCGACCTAGGAACGGTACCGGTGGTCGTGTCCGAGGTGCCGCCCCCACCGCCGGCCGACGACGGTCCGTGGTGGCGCAGGACCCTTTCCTCGGTCGGCGACGCCGTCGGCGGCCTCGTCGGTGGCCTGCTCGGATAGGAGGGGTGCCGCTGCGGCCGCATCCGGTCGCAGCGGTGCGTCGTGGGGTGTGCGCTACGATGCCGCCGCATGTCGGAGATCGCCAGTGTCCTGTTCGCTCGCGAGGAGATCGGCCGGCGGATCAGCGAACTCGGTCGTGAGATCGCCGGTGACTACGGTGCCCGCGATCCGATCCTCGTCTCGGTCCTCAAGGGCGGCACGATCTTCCTCGCCGACCTGATGCGCTCCGTGAGCCGTCCCCTGGAGATCGACTTCCTTTCGATCTCGGGGTTCGGCGACGGCGACGAATCGATGGGCCGCGTGCGCATCCTCAAGGACCTCGACACGGACATCGCCGGTCGCGACGTGTTGCTGGTCGAGGACATCGTCGACACTGGGTTGACCCTCGCGTACCTGTTGTCGACGCTCGAGGGACGCGGTCCGGATTCCGTGCGCGTCTGCGCGTTGCTCGACAAGTCGGTGCGGCGCATCGCGCCGGTCGAACCCAGCTACGTGGGATTCGACTGCCCCGACAGGTTCGTGATCGGGTACGGGTTGGACTTCCGGCAGCGATACCGCAACCTGGCCGACATCCTCGCGGTCGACGATATGGCTGCTCTGCAGGCGGATCCGGACGCATTGGTTCCACTGCTCGACGGGGATACGGGCGGGGAACCGGCCTAAGACGCCGGCAGGTTGTCGGACCCCGGGGGAGGGGGTACGGTCGCCAAGATGATCGAGATGGACCTCGCCGGTGTGCGTGTCGAGCTTCCGACGAACCAGCCGATCGTGCTGTTGAAGGAGCGCGACGGCGAGCGCTACCTGCCGATCTGGATCGGCGCGTCCGAGGCGGCGGCGATCGCCTTGTCCCTGCAGGGGGTCGTCACCCCGAGACCGATGACCCACGATCTGGTGAAGAAC from Actinomycetota bacterium carries:
- the gcvH gene encoding glycine cleavage system protein GcvH; translation: MDLPQDLRYTKEHEWVRLEDGVVRVGITDFAQDALGDVVYVDLPAAGTAVTAHEAMGEVESTKSVSDVYAPVTGTVTEVNTGVDDKPELVNRSPYTDGWLVLISPSDPNAVASLMDAAGYEDHVRQAEGG
- a CDS encoding FHA domain-containing protein, encoding METDQKGKRTVFCTRCGHPNKDEARFCAQCGAPLQDETTVSLTPVEDEAAGEEEFPFPHDQLETGQALLLVKRGPNAGSTFLIEAVATTIGRVPESDVFLDDVTVSRSHARVERRDGAFFVTDLGSLNGTYVNGERVDETKLASGDEIQVGKFKLVFFAAGE
- a CDS encoding CDP-alcohol phosphatidyltransferase family protein; this encodes MTSQRQQAGASTAILTVPNVISAIRIALIPVFVVLLLGDGTEWAGVLLFAIVAASDWVDGFIARRTGSVSELGKVLDPVADRLAIGAGLIALVVADAFPLWAALLILVRDVAVFVVGLVLLTRSRVRIDVRYIGKVATFGLMTSVTCIAWGSFDLPLAGAATAVGWIAYAVAIVEYYVATVLYARDVREARATPGSLDAA
- the cmk gene encoding (d)CMP kinase, which produces MAVVAIDGTAGSGKSTLARGLARTLDLPYVNTGVMYRALARAALDEGIDPSDGPALASVAGRLRFTLGPHGADGVSGIEVEGSPPGPDLETPEVEAIVSGVARHPEVRAVLVERQRALAGPGAVVEGRDIGTVVFPDAPVKLFLTADPRARAERRAIERAGAADEAVVAENLQRRDRRDAVTNPFDPAPGAVVIDASERSIEQVLALALDIARAAGVAGPDLTGGGPG
- a CDS encoding MerR family transcriptional regulator, giving the protein MATTRNYQSIGEVLVAVKTEFPDITISKIRFLESEGLIEPERTPSGYRKFYEQDVERLRHILKMQRDEYLPLKVIKERLAKQDAGEAVDTDGNAIAPDAEEVTVDDGTDDEIAQPATGLQMSIEEMSAATGVERERILELEQYGLVHAHGPDSARFYDGDDYIILTILRDMFRYGIEPRHLGMYKNFVEREASFFETIVMPSLRQRNPDARRAAVDTLNDLSKISRKLKAALLRVNLREYLQEG
- a CDS encoding 3-phosphoshikimate 1-carboxyvinyltransferase, with the translated sequence MRLRIRPGSAVGGHARVPGDKSIAHRWLILASTARGRSRLAGMPGGLDVRSTAACMAVLAPKPRPALETWLHLHRDRGADERQGRGFTWNLNAGENPPDASTLDLVLEGDGRNALAEPPKRLDCENSGTTLRLLTGLLAPAPFTSLLAGDASLNARPMERIAEPLRAMGAVIDTTDGHPPVRVDPVGELHGITWEDGTPSAQVKSAILLAGTAASGSTTVVEPVTTRDHTERALQALGGPVRIEGRSVTVEAFQHQGFSGTVPGDPSSAAFLVAAAALTGAELHIEGVGLNPTRTRFLAVMERMGIPLTTELDGEEVGEPVGAIHVGRAGALRATTVDVDELPLVIDEVPVLAAVAAHADGVTRFRGAGELKVKESDRLSAVVEGLRGLGGDAEVEDEDLAVTGGGLPGGNAGSGGDHRIGMAFVVAALAASGTSEVEGIEHTEVSFPGFAPALGALGADLEEA
- the der gene encoding ribosome biogenesis GTPase Der, which translates into the protein MSSPRPARVAIVGRQNVGKSTLANRLFGRRETIAHESPGVTRDRIELETSWRGRTFGLVDTGGFAHRADGIEQLVATQAERAADEADVVVLVVDGHTGIQEEDAMLARRLRRGQVPVLLVVNKVDAEREELDVGAFYALGLGEPLPVSALHGRSSGDLLDRIVDLLPPRDAFDETGRDMDLEPRFALVGRPNVGKSSLFNRLVGEERSVVFEEAGTTRDAVDALVEWPDGPVRFVDTAGLRRSSRQRGVDYYSSLRTQQAIERSHVAALVIDADDGLTSEDKRIAARVMEFGRGLLIVANKWDLVEDKDQTFRRLTELVGPFAHAQVVRTSAVRGSGTRRLPPALLTVHERWTFRASTSKVNEVLQAAQQERPAPRGVGTFRYATQVSSGPPSFVVFGGKVPNPTYRRYLENRLRSRFELAGVPVKLTFRPKRRSS